From Temnothorax longispinosus isolate EJ_2023e chromosome 3, Tlon_JGU_v1, whole genome shotgun sequence, one genomic window encodes:
- the Clk gene encoding circadian locomoter output cycles protein kaput isoform X2 yields the protein MDDDIDDKDDTKRKSRNLSEKKRRDQFNMLVNELGSMVSANTRKMDKSTVLKSTILFLKNHNEIAVRSRVHEIQEDWKPSFLSNEEFTHLILEALDGFIMVFSSNGHIYYVSESVTSLLGYLPNELENTTIYDITYQEDQPQLYNVLLNPGSTRDRRSVKKEDQITFTCHIKRGGLDFREESIYELVQFIGYFRSAMDNDVDNLLPNQKLSNTSGSDNKLVFVGTGRLQTPQLIRELSVTDSTKSEFTSRHSLEWKFLFLDHRAPPIIGYLPFEVLGTSGYDYYHVDDLDNVVTCHESLMQKGEGTSCYYRFLTKGQQWIWLQTRFYITYNQWNSKPEFIVCTHYVVMTSCQTPLTQWSNKSSRTSKSMTIASNLRHRGDGSNTSSISVSLRSSPHSQITHGSRSNAASASSSVVSKPIASVDSRQQQQTQQQQSQQQQQQPQQQPQQHQLDQSCINFMDPAQYATVNLQSVVTTGFAAPAAPILSSVPTHEMLHQQGIVMTPAQNQIQDELQRKHEELQQLIVHQQEELRRVSEQLFIARYGILTPLLNTGIPYNPSNPCQQASRCNINNTNVQLPTSNSVQGVNVLPIPITVPVPIVPTELFSHSLQVNSSPGSTHGNVGAIIQTQQQQQHSQLQQQQQQGPQQEGSNSDLVPFQICPQQAEMMYSNLEASSNQQQRSSQN from the exons ATGGACGATGACATCGATGATAAAGATGATACAAAGCG AAAATCGCGTAATCTCAGCGAAAAGAAACGCAGAGATCAATTTAACATGCTTGTGAATGAGCTTGGTAGTATGGTTAGTGCCAATACGCGGAAAATGGATAAATCCACGGTGCTGAAGTCaacaattctatttttaaagaatcaTAATG AGATAGCTGTTAGGTCGAGAGTCCATGAGATTCAAGAAGACTGGAAACCATCTTTTCTTTCTAACGAAGAATTTACTCACCTTATATTAGAG gcGTTGGACGGATTTATAATGGTTTTTTCTTCAAACGGACACATTTATTATGTCTCCGAGAGTGTTACGTCTCTGCTTGGATATCTTCCGAACGAATTGGAGAATACAACTATTTATGATATAACATATCAAGAGGACCAGCCGCAGTTATATAATGTCTTACTGAATCCCGGGAGCACACGAGACAGACGCAGTGTGAAGAAAG AGGACCAAATTACTTTCACGTGTCATATCAAAAGGGGTGGACTCGATTTTCGGGAAGAATCTATTTATGAACTTGTACAGTTTATTGGATACTTTC GTTCTGCTATGGATAACGATGTTGACAATCTATTGCCAAATCAGAAACTTAGTAATACCAGCGGATCAGATAACAA ATTGGTCTTCGTGGGTACGGGACGTTTGCAAACTCCTCAGCTTATCCGAGAATTATCCGTAACGGACAGTACGAAGTCAGAGTTCACATCTCGCCATAGTCTTGAATGGAAATTCCTATTTTTAGATCACAGAGCTCCACCTATTATTGGGTATCTGCCTTTTGAAGTTTTAGGCACTTCTGGTTACGATTACTATCACGTAGACGATTTAGACAATGTAGTTACGTGCCATGAATCAT TGATGCAGAAAGGCGAAGGGACGTCTTGCTACTATAGATTCCTCACGAAAGGCCAGCAATGGATTTGGCTGCAGACCAGATTCTACATCACTTACAATCAATGGAATTCGAAACCTGAATTTATCGTGTGCACGCATTACGTG GTAATGACATCTTGTCAAACACCATTAACGCAATGGTCAAACAAATCATCGAGAACGTCGAAGTCGATGACAATCGCTTCCAATCTCCGACATCGCGGTGATGGTTCCAATACGTCTTCAATATCCGTTTCATTACGAAGTTCACCTCACTCACAAATAACACATGGATCAAGATCGAACGCAGCTTCTGCAAGTAGTTCCGTGGTGTCAAAGCCAATAGCATCGGTAGACAGTAGGCAACAGCAACAAACGCAACAGCAGCAGtcacagcagcaacagcaacagccgCAACAGCAACCGCAACAACATCAGCTCGATCAAtcgtgtataaattttatggaTCCCGCGCAATATGCAACAGTTAATCTGCAATCGGTCGTCACAACGGGATTTGCAGCGCCTGCTGCTCCAATTCTTTCATCCGTACCCACTCATGag ATGTTACATCAGCAAGGTATAGTAATGACTCCTGCGCAGAACCAAATACAAGACGAATTACAACGGAAACATGAAGAGCTACAACAACTGATTGTTCACCAGCAAGAAGAATTAAGAAGGGTCTCAGAACAATTGTTTATCGCCCGATATGGAATTCTCACGCCGTTATTAaat acTGGTATACCGTATAATCCATCGAACCCGTGTCAACAAGCAAGCCggtgtaatattaataatactaatgtACAATTGCCCACATCCAATAGCGTACAAGGCGTGAACGTACTTCCCATACCAATTACTGTGCCAGTGCCTATAGTGCCTACGGAATTATTTTCGCATTCCTTACAAGTGAATTCGTCGCCAGGCTCAACGCATGGCAATGTGGGCGCTATAATTCAAAcccaacagcaacagcagcattCGCAActgcaacaacaacaacaacaggGGCCACAGCAGGAAGGTAGCAATTCCGATCTCGTGCCTTTCCAAATCTGTCCACAACAAGCCGAGATGATGTACAGTAACTTGGAGGCGTCTTCGAATCAACAGCAAAGATCTtcgcaaaattag
- the Clk gene encoding circadian locomoter output cycles protein kaput isoform X1 produces MDDDIDDKDDTKRKSRNLSEKKRRDQFNMLVNELGSMVSANTRKMDKSTVLKSTILFLKNHNEIAVRSRVHEIQEDWKPSFLSNEEFTHLILEALDGFIMVFSSNGHIYYVSESVTSLLGYLPNELENTTIYDITYQEDQPQLYNVLLNPGSTRDRRSVKKEDQITFTCHIKRGGLDFREESIYELVQFIGYFRSAMDNDVDNLLPNQKLSNTSGSDNKLVFVGTGRLQTPQLIRELSVTDSTKSEFTSRHSLEWKFLFLDHRAPPIIGYLPFEVLGTSGYDYYHVDDLDNVVTCHESLMQKGEGTSCYYRFLTKGQQWIWLQTRFYITYNQWNSKPEFIVCTHYVVSYVDVMKEMRAESGGYDKTQNQDILLPVKQVMTSCQTPLTQWSNKSSRTSKSMTIASNLRHRGDGSNTSSISVSLRSSPHSQITHGSRSNAASASSSVVSKPIASVDSRQQQQTQQQQSQQQQQQPQQQPQQHQLDQSCINFMDPAQYATVNLQSVVTTGFAAPAAPILSSVPTHEMLHQQGIVMTPAQNQIQDELQRKHEELQQLIVHQQEELRRVSEQLFIARYGILTPLLNTGIPYNPSNPCQQASRCNINNTNVQLPTSNSVQGVNVLPIPITVPVPIVPTELFSHSLQVNSSPGSTHGNVGAIIQTQQQQQHSQLQQQQQQGPQQEGSNSDLVPFQICPQQAEMMYSNLEASSNQQQRSSQN; encoded by the exons ATGGACGATGACATCGATGATAAAGATGATACAAAGCG AAAATCGCGTAATCTCAGCGAAAAGAAACGCAGAGATCAATTTAACATGCTTGTGAATGAGCTTGGTAGTATGGTTAGTGCCAATACGCGGAAAATGGATAAATCCACGGTGCTGAAGTCaacaattctatttttaaagaatcaTAATG AGATAGCTGTTAGGTCGAGAGTCCATGAGATTCAAGAAGACTGGAAACCATCTTTTCTTTCTAACGAAGAATTTACTCACCTTATATTAGAG gcGTTGGACGGATTTATAATGGTTTTTTCTTCAAACGGACACATTTATTATGTCTCCGAGAGTGTTACGTCTCTGCTTGGATATCTTCCGAACGAATTGGAGAATACAACTATTTATGATATAACATATCAAGAGGACCAGCCGCAGTTATATAATGTCTTACTGAATCCCGGGAGCACACGAGACAGACGCAGTGTGAAGAAAG AGGACCAAATTACTTTCACGTGTCATATCAAAAGGGGTGGACTCGATTTTCGGGAAGAATCTATTTATGAACTTGTACAGTTTATTGGATACTTTC GTTCTGCTATGGATAACGATGTTGACAATCTATTGCCAAATCAGAAACTTAGTAATACCAGCGGATCAGATAACAA ATTGGTCTTCGTGGGTACGGGACGTTTGCAAACTCCTCAGCTTATCCGAGAATTATCCGTAACGGACAGTACGAAGTCAGAGTTCACATCTCGCCATAGTCTTGAATGGAAATTCCTATTTTTAGATCACAGAGCTCCACCTATTATTGGGTATCTGCCTTTTGAAGTTTTAGGCACTTCTGGTTACGATTACTATCACGTAGACGATTTAGACAATGTAGTTACGTGCCATGAATCAT TGATGCAGAAAGGCGAAGGGACGTCTTGCTACTATAGATTCCTCACGAAAGGCCAGCAATGGATTTGGCTGCAGACCAGATTCTACATCACTTACAATCAATGGAATTCGAAACCTGAATTTATCGTGTGCACGCATTACGTGGTCAGTTACGTCGACGTAATGAAGGAAATGCGCGCGGAATCGGGGGGTTACGATAAAACGCAAAATCAAGACATTTTACTGCCTGTAAAACAA GTAATGACATCTTGTCAAACACCATTAACGCAATGGTCAAACAAATCATCGAGAACGTCGAAGTCGATGACAATCGCTTCCAATCTCCGACATCGCGGTGATGGTTCCAATACGTCTTCAATATCCGTTTCATTACGAAGTTCACCTCACTCACAAATAACACATGGATCAAGATCGAACGCAGCTTCTGCAAGTAGTTCCGTGGTGTCAAAGCCAATAGCATCGGTAGACAGTAGGCAACAGCAACAAACGCAACAGCAGCAGtcacagcagcaacagcaacagccgCAACAGCAACCGCAACAACATCAGCTCGATCAAtcgtgtataaattttatggaTCCCGCGCAATATGCAACAGTTAATCTGCAATCGGTCGTCACAACGGGATTTGCAGCGCCTGCTGCTCCAATTCTTTCATCCGTACCCACTCATGag ATGTTACATCAGCAAGGTATAGTAATGACTCCTGCGCAGAACCAAATACAAGACGAATTACAACGGAAACATGAAGAGCTACAACAACTGATTGTTCACCAGCAAGAAGAATTAAGAAGGGTCTCAGAACAATTGTTTATCGCCCGATATGGAATTCTCACGCCGTTATTAaat acTGGTATACCGTATAATCCATCGAACCCGTGTCAACAAGCAAGCCggtgtaatattaataatactaatgtACAATTGCCCACATCCAATAGCGTACAAGGCGTGAACGTACTTCCCATACCAATTACTGTGCCAGTGCCTATAGTGCCTACGGAATTATTTTCGCATTCCTTACAAGTGAATTCGTCGCCAGGCTCAACGCATGGCAATGTGGGCGCTATAATTCAAAcccaacagcaacagcagcattCGCAActgcaacaacaacaacaacaggGGCCACAGCAGGAAGGTAGCAATTCCGATCTCGTGCCTTTCCAAATCTGTCCACAACAAGCCGAGATGATGTACAGTAACTTGGAGGCGTCTTCGAATCAACAGCAAAGATCTtcgcaaaattag
- the Clk gene encoding circadian locomoter output cycles protein kaput isoform X3 — protein MDDDIDDKDDTKRKSRNLSEKKRRDQFNMLVNELGSMVSANTRKMDKSTVLKSTILFLKNHNEIAVRSRVHEIQEDWKPSFLSNEEFTHLILEALDGFIMVFSSNGHIYYVSESVTSLLGYLPNELENTTIYDITYQEDQPQLYNVLLNPGSTRDRRSVKKEDQITFTCHIKRGGLDFREESIYELVQFIGYFRSAMDNDVDNLLPNQKLSNTSGSDNKLVFVGTGRLQTPQLIRELSVTDSTKSEFTSRHSLEWKFLFLDHRAPPIIGYLPFEVLGTSGYDYYHVDDLDNVVTCHESLMQKGEGTSCYYRFLTKGQQWIWLQTRFYITYNQWNSKPEFIVCTHYVVSYVDVMKEMRAESGGYDKTQNQDILLPVKQVMTSCQTPLTQWSNKSSRTSKSMTIASNLRHRGDGSNTSSISVSLRSSPHSQITHGSRSNAASASSSVVSKPIASVDSRQQQQTQQQQSQQQQQQPQQQPQQHQLDQSCINFMDPAQYATVNLQSVVTTGFAAPAAPILSSVPTHEMLHQQGIVMTPAQNQIQDELQRKHEELQQLIVHQQEELRRVSEQLFIARYGILTPLLNTCIYLFIYVYICFLHIAF, from the exons ATGGACGATGACATCGATGATAAAGATGATACAAAGCG AAAATCGCGTAATCTCAGCGAAAAGAAACGCAGAGATCAATTTAACATGCTTGTGAATGAGCTTGGTAGTATGGTTAGTGCCAATACGCGGAAAATGGATAAATCCACGGTGCTGAAGTCaacaattctatttttaaagaatcaTAATG AGATAGCTGTTAGGTCGAGAGTCCATGAGATTCAAGAAGACTGGAAACCATCTTTTCTTTCTAACGAAGAATTTACTCACCTTATATTAGAG gcGTTGGACGGATTTATAATGGTTTTTTCTTCAAACGGACACATTTATTATGTCTCCGAGAGTGTTACGTCTCTGCTTGGATATCTTCCGAACGAATTGGAGAATACAACTATTTATGATATAACATATCAAGAGGACCAGCCGCAGTTATATAATGTCTTACTGAATCCCGGGAGCACACGAGACAGACGCAGTGTGAAGAAAG AGGACCAAATTACTTTCACGTGTCATATCAAAAGGGGTGGACTCGATTTTCGGGAAGAATCTATTTATGAACTTGTACAGTTTATTGGATACTTTC GTTCTGCTATGGATAACGATGTTGACAATCTATTGCCAAATCAGAAACTTAGTAATACCAGCGGATCAGATAACAA ATTGGTCTTCGTGGGTACGGGACGTTTGCAAACTCCTCAGCTTATCCGAGAATTATCCGTAACGGACAGTACGAAGTCAGAGTTCACATCTCGCCATAGTCTTGAATGGAAATTCCTATTTTTAGATCACAGAGCTCCACCTATTATTGGGTATCTGCCTTTTGAAGTTTTAGGCACTTCTGGTTACGATTACTATCACGTAGACGATTTAGACAATGTAGTTACGTGCCATGAATCAT TGATGCAGAAAGGCGAAGGGACGTCTTGCTACTATAGATTCCTCACGAAAGGCCAGCAATGGATTTGGCTGCAGACCAGATTCTACATCACTTACAATCAATGGAATTCGAAACCTGAATTTATCGTGTGCACGCATTACGTGGTCAGTTACGTCGACGTAATGAAGGAAATGCGCGCGGAATCGGGGGGTTACGATAAAACGCAAAATCAAGACATTTTACTGCCTGTAAAACAA GTAATGACATCTTGTCAAACACCATTAACGCAATGGTCAAACAAATCATCGAGAACGTCGAAGTCGATGACAATCGCTTCCAATCTCCGACATCGCGGTGATGGTTCCAATACGTCTTCAATATCCGTTTCATTACGAAGTTCACCTCACTCACAAATAACACATGGATCAAGATCGAACGCAGCTTCTGCAAGTAGTTCCGTGGTGTCAAAGCCAATAGCATCGGTAGACAGTAGGCAACAGCAACAAACGCAACAGCAGCAGtcacagcagcaacagcaacagccgCAACAGCAACCGCAACAACATCAGCTCGATCAAtcgtgtataaattttatggaTCCCGCGCAATATGCAACAGTTAATCTGCAATCGGTCGTCACAACGGGATTTGCAGCGCCTGCTGCTCCAATTCTTTCATCCGTACCCACTCATGag ATGTTACATCAGCAAGGTATAGTAATGACTCCTGCGCAGAACCAAATACAAGACGAATTACAACGGAAACATGAAGAGCTACAACAACTGATTGTTCACCAGCAAGAAGAATTAAGAAGGGTCTCAGAACAATTGTTTATCGCCCGATATGGAATTCTCACGCCGTTATTAaat acgtgcatctatctatttatctatgtttatatatgttttttacatatcgctttttaa